From the Burkholderia ubonensis genome, one window contains:
- the recX gene encoding recombination regulator RecX has translation MAGRRGQAGEPEASDTSDVTGRSGRRAASSGTDRRSAGSRAAHRTETRASDDALVSFEVTAPDDPFEHDESFDAHDRSRRRVSGIGILGARAADAAAPVTEDVYTRSSQHPRRTRRASGGAAGEPSATAERKSSKPPRSLKGRALGYLSRREYSRAELARKLAPYAGEDESVEPVLDALEQEGWLSDARFAESLVHRRASRVGAARIVNELKRHAVGDTLVEEVGAQLRETEWARAQAVWRKKFGALPQTPAERAKQARFLAARGFSSATIVKLLKCGDEMFGDD, from the coding sequence ATGGCAGGGCGCCGAGGGCAGGCCGGCGAACCGGAAGCGAGCGACACGTCCGACGTGACGGGGCGCTCCGGCCGGCGAGCCGCATCCTCGGGCACCGACCGGCGCAGCGCGGGCAGTCGTGCCGCGCATCGCACCGAAACGAGGGCATCCGACGATGCCCTCGTTTCATTTGAGGTGACCGCGCCGGACGATCCGTTCGAACACGACGAATCGTTCGATGCGCACGACCGGTCGCGTCGGCGCGTGTCGGGTATCGGCATCCTCGGCGCGCGCGCGGCCGATGCCGCGGCGCCGGTCACGGAAGATGTCTACACGCGCAGCAGTCAGCATCCGCGCCGCACGCGTCGCGCGTCCGGCGGTGCTGCCGGCGAGCCTTCCGCCACTGCCGAGCGCAAATCGTCGAAGCCGCCGCGCTCGCTGAAGGGCCGCGCGCTCGGCTACCTGTCCCGGCGCGAGTACAGCCGCGCCGAACTGGCGCGCAAGCTCGCGCCTTATGCCGGCGAAGACGAATCCGTCGAGCCGGTGCTGGATGCGCTGGAGCAGGAAGGCTGGCTGTCCGACGCGCGTTTCGCCGAAAGCCTCGTGCATCGCCGCGCGTCGCGGGTCGGCGCCGCGCGGATCGTCAACGAGCTGAAGCGACATGCGGTCGGCGACACCCTCGTCGAGGAGGTGGGCGCGCAGCTTCGAGAGACGGAATGGGCGCGCGCGCAGGCGGTCTGGCGCAAGAAATTCGGTGCACTGCCGCAAACGCCCGCCGAGCGCGCGAAGCAGGCGCGCTTCCTGGCGGCGCGCGGCTTCTCGAGCGCGACCATCGTGAAGTTGCTGAAGTGCGGCGACGAAATGTTCGGCGACGACTGA
- a CDS encoding DUF2889 domain-containing protein — MPLSEPVPRQLRHRRAIRAEAYERGDGLWDIEACLTDHKPRDVALASGIRPQGLPIHELWLRVTIDRDLNVVDAEASSEWVPYPGHCQSAAPAYRALVGLNLFRNFRRNANRLLAGVAGCSHLTELCAVLPTAAIQAFAGDVWNVREEGGEAPDHDGAHDDAPFQLGRCRALRFDGEVVRQYYPRWYGASRPEGGTKE, encoded by the coding sequence ATGCCGCTATCCGAGCCCGTGCCCCGTCAGTTGCGACATCGACGCGCAATCCGAGCGGAAGCGTACGAGCGCGGCGACGGCTTGTGGGACATCGAAGCCTGCCTGACCGATCACAAGCCGCGCGACGTCGCGCTTGCGTCGGGCATCCGGCCCCAGGGCCTGCCGATCCACGAACTCTGGCTGCGCGTGACCATCGATCGAGACCTCAATGTCGTCGACGCCGAAGCGTCTTCGGAATGGGTGCCGTATCCCGGTCACTGTCAATCCGCCGCTCCCGCCTATCGGGCCCTCGTCGGGCTCAATCTCTTCCGCAATTTCCGCCGCAATGCGAACCGGCTGCTGGCCGGCGTCGCGGGCTGCTCCCACCTCACCGAGCTGTGCGCCGTGCTGCCGACGGCGGCGATCCAGGCGTTCGCCGGTGACGTGTGGAACGTGCGCGAGGAGGGCGGCGAAGCGCCGGATCACGACGGCGCGCACGACGACGCACCGTTCCAGCTTGGCCGCTGCCGTGCGCTGCGGTTCGACGGCGAGGTCGTGCGGCAGTACTACCCGCGCTGGTATGGCGCGAGCCGGCCGGAAGGCGGCACGAAGGAATGA
- the sucC gene encoding ADP-forming succinate--CoA ligase subunit beta: MKIHEYQGKEILRKFGVAVPRGKPAFSVDEAVKVAEELGGPVWVVKAQIHAGGRGKGGGVKVAKSIEQVREYANQILGMQLVTHQTGPEGQKVNRLMIEEGADIKQELYVSLVVDRISQKIVLMGSSEGGMDIEEVAEKHPELIHKVIVEPSTGLLDAQADDLAAKIGVPAASIPQARAILQGLYKAFWETDASLAEINPLNVSGDGKVIALDAKFNFDSNALFRHPEIVAYRDLDEEDPAEIEASKFDLAYISLDGNIGCLVNGAGLAMATMDTIKLFGGEPANFLDVGGGATTEKVTEAFKLMLKNPDLKAILVNIFGGIMRCDVIAEGVIAGSKAVNLNVPLVVRMKGTNEDLGKKMLADSGLPIISADSMEEAAQKVVAAAEGK, encoded by the coding sequence ATGAAGATTCACGAGTACCAGGGTAAGGAAATCCTGCGGAAATTCGGAGTCGCGGTACCGCGCGGCAAGCCGGCGTTCTCGGTTGACGAAGCCGTCAAGGTGGCGGAAGAGCTCGGCGGCCCGGTATGGGTCGTCAAGGCTCAGATTCACGCGGGCGGCCGCGGCAAGGGCGGCGGCGTGAAGGTGGCGAAGTCGATCGAGCAGGTTCGCGAATACGCGAACCAGATCCTCGGCATGCAGCTCGTCACGCACCAGACCGGTCCGGAAGGCCAGAAGGTCAACCGTCTGATGATCGAGGAAGGCGCCGACATCAAGCAGGAACTGTACGTCAGCCTCGTCGTCGATCGCATCTCGCAAAAGATCGTTCTGATGGGTTCGAGCGAAGGCGGCATGGACATCGAGGAAGTCGCCGAAAAGCACCCGGAACTGATCCACAAGGTCATCGTCGAGCCGTCGACGGGCCTGCTCGACGCGCAGGCAGACGACCTCGCCGCGAAGATCGGCGTGCCGGCTGCTTCGATTCCGCAAGCACGCGCGATCCTGCAAGGCCTGTACAAGGCATTCTGGGAAACCGACGCGTCGCTGGCTGAAATCAACCCGCTGAACGTCTCCGGCGACGGCAAGGTCATCGCACTCGACGCGAAGTTCAACTTCGACTCGAACGCGCTGTTCCGCCACCCGGAAATCGTCGCGTACCGCGATCTGGACGAAGAAGATCCGGCTGAAATCGAAGCGTCGAAGTTCGACCTCGCGTACATCTCGCTCGACGGCAACATCGGCTGCCTCGTGAACGGCGCGGGCCTCGCGATGGCGACGATGGACACGATCAAGCTGTTCGGCGGCGAGCCGGCGAACTTCCTGGACGTCGGCGGCGGCGCGACCACCGAGAAGGTCACGGAAGCGTTCAAGCTGATGCTGAAGAACCCGGACCTGAAGGCGATCCTCGTCAACATCTTCGGCGGCATCATGCGCTGCGACGTGATCGCGGAAGGCGTGATCGCCGGTTCGAAGGCCGTGAACCTGAACGTGCCGCTCGTCGTGCGCATGAAGGGCACGAACGAAGACCTCGGCAAGAAGATGCTGGCCGATTCGGGCCTGCCGATCATCTCGGCGGACAGCATGGAAGAAGCCGCGCAGAAGGTCGTCGCGGCTGCCGAAGGCAAGTAA
- the sucD gene encoding succinate--CoA ligase subunit alpha, translating to MSILINKDTKVITQGITGKTGQFHTRACREYANGREAFVAGVNPKKAGEDFEGIPIYASVKEAKAETGATVSVIYVPPAGAAAAIWEAVEADLDLAICITEGIPVRDMIEVKDRMRREGRKTLLLGPNCPGTITPDELKIGIMPGHIHRKGRIGVVSRSGTLTYEAVAQLTALGLGQSSAVGIGGDPINGLKHIDVMKMFNDDPDTDAVVMIGEIGGPDEANAAQWIKDNMKKPVVGFIAGVTAPPGKRMGHAGALISGGADTAEAKLEIMEACGITVTRNPSEMGRLLKKAL from the coding sequence ATGTCGATTCTGATCAACAAGGACACGAAGGTCATCACGCAGGGCATTACCGGCAAAACCGGTCAGTTCCACACGCGCGCCTGCCGTGAATATGCAAACGGCCGCGAAGCATTCGTCGCGGGCGTGAACCCGAAGAAGGCCGGCGAAGATTTCGAAGGCATTCCGATCTACGCAAGCGTCAAGGAAGCGAAGGCAGAAACCGGCGCGACCGTGTCGGTCATCTACGTTCCGCCGGCAGGCGCAGCGGCTGCGATCTGGGAAGCGGTCGAAGCCGACCTGGATCTCGCGATCTGCATCACGGAAGGCATCCCTGTGCGCGACATGATCGAAGTGAAGGACCGCATGCGTCGCGAAGGCCGCAAGACGCTGCTGCTCGGGCCGAACTGCCCGGGCACGATCACGCCGGACGAACTGAAGATCGGCATCATGCCGGGTCACATCCACCGCAAGGGCCGCATCGGCGTCGTGTCGCGTTCGGGCACGCTGACGTATGAAGCCGTTGCGCAGCTGACGGCGCTGGGCCTCGGCCAGTCGTCGGCAGTCGGCATCGGCGGCGACCCGATCAACGGTCTGAAGCACATCGACGTCATGAAGATGTTCAACGACGATCCGGATACGGATGCGGTCGTGATGATCGGCGAGATCGGCGGTCCGGACGAAGCGAACGCCGCGCAGTGGATCAAGGACAACATGAAGAAGCCGGTCGTCGGCTTCATCGCGGGCGTCACGGCGCCTCCGGGCAAGCGCATGGGCCACGCCGGCGCGCTGATCTCGGGCGGTGCGGACACGGCCGAAGCGAAGCTGGAAATCATGGAAGCGTGCGGCATCACGGTCACGCGCAACCCGTCGGAAATGGGCCGCCTGCTGAAGAAGGCGCTGTAA
- a CDS encoding TerC family protein, whose amino-acid sequence MLEFLSTLHWGAVFQIVVIDILLGGDNAVVIALACRNLPANQRLRGVVWGTAGAILLRIVLIAFAVALLDVPFLKFAGGVLLLWIGIKLMAPAADAHDDIKPADKLWAAVKTIVIADAVMSLDNVIAIAGAAERADPSHRLALVIFGLVVSVPIIVWGSTLVLKMLDRFPIIVTFGAGLLGWIAGGLMVNDPAGDRWPLLDTPAAIHGASIAGALIVVAAGFLLRRRRGVPQAH is encoded by the coding sequence ATGCTCGAATTCCTGTCCACGCTCCACTGGGGCGCCGTGTTCCAGATCGTCGTCATCGATATCCTGCTCGGCGGCGACAACGCGGTCGTGATCGCGCTCGCGTGCCGCAACCTGCCGGCGAACCAGCGCCTGCGCGGCGTCGTCTGGGGCACCGCCGGCGCGATCCTGCTGCGGATCGTGCTGATCGCGTTCGCGGTCGCGCTGCTCGACGTGCCGTTCCTGAAGTTCGCGGGCGGCGTGCTGCTGCTGTGGATCGGCATCAAGCTGATGGCGCCTGCCGCCGACGCGCACGACGACATCAAGCCGGCCGACAAGCTGTGGGCGGCCGTGAAGACGATCGTGATCGCCGACGCGGTGATGAGCCTCGACAACGTGATCGCGATCGCCGGCGCGGCGGAGCGGGCCGACCCGTCGCACCGGCTCGCGCTCGTGATCTTCGGGCTCGTCGTCAGCGTGCCGATCATCGTGTGGGGCAGCACGCTGGTGCTGAAGATGCTCGACCGCTTTCCGATCATCGTCACTTTCGGCGCGGGGCTGCTCGGCTGGATCGCCGGCGGGCTGATGGTGAACGACCCGGCCGGCGACCGCTGGCCGCTGCTCGACACGCCGGCGGCGATCCATGGCGCGAGCATCGCCGGCGCGCTGATCGTCGTCGCCGCCGGCTTCCTGCTGCGGCGCCGCCGCGGCGTCCCGCAAGCGCATTGA
- a CDS encoding pilin, which yields MFEAFSVSLFRRLVVDLRRARRRPAGFTLIELMIVLAIVGVVAAYAIPAYQDYLARSRVGEGLALASSARLAVADNAASGAGLAGGYSPPAATRNVESVRIDDETGQISVVFTARVAAGDANTLVLVPSAPDKAEAPTARVALRKGAMQAGAIAWECFAAGKQASSLPAPGAGPLPAEAATLPAKYAPAECRA from the coding sequence ATGTTCGAAGCCTTTTCCGTTTCGCTGTTCCGCCGTCTCGTCGTCGACCTGCGTCGGGCGCGCCGGCGTCCCGCCGGTTTCACGCTGATCGAGCTGATGATCGTGCTGGCGATCGTCGGCGTCGTCGCCGCCTATGCGATTCCCGCCTACCAGGATTACCTCGCGCGTTCGCGGGTCGGCGAGGGGCTTGCGCTCGCGTCGTCCGCGCGGCTTGCGGTCGCCGACAACGCGGCGAGCGGCGCGGGCCTCGCCGGCGGCTACAGCCCGCCGGCCGCGACCCGCAACGTCGAGTCGGTCCGGATCGACGACGAGACGGGCCAGATCTCGGTCGTCTTTACCGCCCGCGTCGCAGCGGGCGATGCGAACACGCTGGTGCTGGTGCCGTCCGCGCCCGACAAGGCGGAGGCGCCGACCGCGCGCGTGGCGCTCAGGAAGGGCGCGATGCAGGCGGGCGCGATCGCGTGGGAGTGCTTCGCCGCGGGCAAGCAGGCGTCGTCGCTGCCCGCGCCGGGTGCTGGGCCGCTGCCGGCCGAAGCCGCGACGCTGCCGGCGAAGTATGCGCCGGCCGAATGCCGCGCGTAG